In the genome of Pontibacter actiniarum, the window CAGTACCACAGCCGTGCCGATAATGCCGTACATGTGGAACGACTGGAAGCGGAACATCTCCTGGATGCGGTACCACGAAATGGCCTCCGACTTGCTCATCACGATGCCGAACAGAATGCCGGCCAGTATAAATTTTAATCCTTTCATGAGGTAGTAGTTTTGTTGTGGTGAATCAGGTGCCGGCGGTAAACTAAAAAAGCAGCGGCAGCAGGATGAAGGTGCTGATGAGCCCCCCGATAAAAAAGCCGATCACGGCGATAAGCGAAGGCCACTGCAGGTTGGACAGGCCGCTGATGGCATGCCCCGAGGTACAGCCCCCGGCATAGCGCGAGCCGAACCCTATCATAAAGCCTCCCACGAGCAGCAGCAGAAAGCCCCTTACGGTAAACAGGGCTTCCAGGCTGAAGATCTCCTCCGGCTGCAGGTCGTCGGGTGCTGAAAAGCCCAGCTGGCGAAGGTCCTGTATGGTGGCCTGTGAAACCTGGACCGCTTCGTCTCCGGCCAGGAGCGTGGCCGAAATCCAGCCGCCTGCTATTGCACCTACCAGGAACAGCAGGTTCCACTTCTGCGCCCGCCAATCAAAATCAAAGAACTGCACTCTTTTGCCCGCTCCGCAGGCGCTGCAGATGGTGCGCAGGTTAGACGAAAAGCCAAAGGATTTTCCGAAAAACAGGAGCAGGACCATAACAAAGGCAATGACAGCGCCGGACGTGTACCATGGCCACGGTTGTCTTACTATTTCTAACATGTTGTTGGTTTTGTAAATGATGCTGGCAGCGCTTGCGCATGCTGTGTCGGAAGCGCTGCCAGCGCGCTGTGCCTGTCTACAGCGGCAGGCACAGCTGGTTAATATAAACGTGAAGGCTGACAAATGCCAGTACGCTGGCGTATCGGCTGCACTGGCTTTAGGGATGGGCCGCTTTTATTTCTGCCCGTCTTTGAACTCGTTTACTGCCTCGCTCAGGTCCAGCACCTTTGTCTGCGGCAGTGCAGCCTCCAGAATGCTGCTCCCGGCAGCGGAGCGGTAACCGCCGGCACAGTGCACCACCACCGGCTTGTCGGCCGGAACCTCCTTTGCCCGCTCACGCAGCTCTGGCAGTGGGATATGGATGGCGCTGTTAAAAATTTCCTGGCCTTTTACTTCAGCGCCGTTCCGTACGTCCACAATGGTGTAGTTCTCCGGATGCTCCCGAAAAGCCTCTTTATCCAGGGCAGGAGACGAAACACTAGCCTCGCCTTCGAGTACCAAAGCGCCTGCTAGCAGCTGTTCGTAACCTATCTTAGCGGCTTTGGCAACTAAGTCGTCCAGTTCTCTTTCGCTGGATGCTACAAGGTAAAAGCGCTCCTGTGGCCCGACAATGCTGCCCAGCCATGTTTCGAACTTGGCGCCGTTTTGTATGTTAATTGCTCCTTTGTAATGTCCTTTCTTGAAGGTGTCCTGGCTTCGCGCATCCACCACAAGGGCCGGCTCTTTCGGCAGGTCGTTTTTCTCCAGCCGCTTTACCTGCTTCAGGCTACTCTGGTAAGTAGGAGCGCCTTGCTTGTTCATCGCCACATCGTAGCCGAAGTACTTTGGGATAAATGGCTGGTCTTCTGTCAGGACTTTCACAAACTCCTCCTCGCTCATTGGCTGCAGCGCGTAGTTGCCCGCCTTCTCAGCTCTAATGGTGCTGCTGTTTGCCTGGCTCAGCGCCTTGCCGCACAGTGTTCCGGCTCCGTGCGCCGGGTACACCAGCACATCATCGTTCAGCTTCATCAGCTTTTCCCGGGTGCTGTGGTACATGTGGCGGGCCAGTTCCTCACGCTTGGCCGTTATGTTGCCCGCGCGCTCGCGCAGGTCCGGGCGCCCTACGTCGCCTATAAACAGCGTATCGCCGGAGAACACGGCTTTGTCCGTGCCGTTATGCTCCAGCACGATGCTGATGCTGTCCGGGGAGTGGCCGGGGGTGTGGAGCGACTTTAGCTTTACGTCTCCGAGTCGCAGCTCATCGCCCTCATCGAAGGTTTTGTGCGGGTAGTCGGCACCCACCAGACTATGCGCGTAAATGGTGGCGCCAGTTTTCTGGTGTATCTCCAGGTGCGAGCTCACAAAGTCTGCGTGCGGGTGCGTCTCTATCACACCGATAATAGTGGCGTTGTTTGCTTTTGCAAAATCGTAGTAGGGCTGCGGGTCCCGGGCGGGGTCTATCAGTACCACCTCACCGGTAGCCTCGCTTAAAACAGCATAGCCGAATTGTGCTAGCCCTTTGTCTTCGAACTGTTGTATCTTCATGGTTCCAGTTTTTTATAGCTTGTAAATCCCTGTAAGCCAGTAATAACTTTCAAGGTATAGCACAAAGGTACAGGATGTATGCATCGGGCTCAGTGACGTTTGTCACACAAGCAAATTCTGGTTTATACTTCTGTGAGCCTCCGGTTTGGTTTACGAGCTAAGGGGATAACTGGTGCCTGCTGGTGCTGAGGCCACACACTTTTGCGGCTTATACTTTTAAGCCACTGCAACATGGAGGTGGCACAACGGCTACACCTGCAGAAATGGGTGGTGTTACAGCTCAGGGGCCTCGAAGGAGAGTGCAAGCCATTCGAGCGCCTCATCCTCCCAGAAGAAATAGCGGGTATGAAACTGCAGGTCCGCGCTCTTCACCCGTGCATCCAGCGTTTCATCGGTGAGCTGCTGCAGGATATCGCTGGAGGAGATAACGGCCAGCCGTTTCAGGTTGCTTTGGGCGATCAGCCGTATGGAGGTTGCCGCCAGCCAGTTCTGGTCATCTATGTTCAGAACGCCTAAGCGCTGGTTGTTTATGAGCAGCTTCTCCAGCCTGTACTCCAGCAGAAAGCGCCCTGCCTCCTCAATGCCTTGCCTATACTCCCAACTGATGACGGGCCTTAGCCAACACACCAGGAGGATGCGCTGCTGCTGGCACAGGTTGACTTCAACGAAGTCCGTTCTGAAAAGCATCACGTTGCCTTCTGCGGGCGGCCCGGTGCTGACCGGCTGCTCTGGCGAGCTGCTGGAAAGCGGCAAATTGGTGAGGTCAGGCAGGTTATCGCTCATGGGGATTGCTAAAAGGTCATCT includes:
- a CDS encoding YeeE/YedE family protein — translated: MLEIVRQPWPWYTSGAVIAFVMVLLLFFGKSFGFSSNLRTICSACGAGKRVQFFDFDWRAQKWNLLFLVGAIAGGWISATLLAGDEAVQVSQATIQDLRQLGFSAPDDLQPEEIFSLEALFTVRGFLLLLVGGFMIGFGSRYAGGCTSGHAISGLSNLQWPSLIAVIGFFIGGLISTFILLPLLF
- a CDS encoding MBL fold metallo-hydrolase yields the protein MKIQQFEDKGLAQFGYAVLSEATGEVVLIDPARDPQPYYDFAKANNATIIGVIETHPHADFVSSHLEIHQKTGATIYAHSLVGADYPHKTFDEGDELRLGDVKLKSLHTPGHSPDSISIVLEHNGTDKAVFSGDTLFIGDVGRPDLRERAGNITAKREELARHMYHSTREKLMKLNDDVLVYPAHGAGTLCGKALSQANSSTIRAEKAGNYALQPMSEEEFVKVLTEDQPFIPKYFGYDVAMNKQGAPTYQSSLKQVKRLEKNDLPKEPALVVDARSQDTFKKGHYKGAINIQNGAKFETWLGSIVGPQERFYLVASSERELDDLVAKAAKIGYEQLLAGALVLEGEASVSSPALDKEAFREHPENYTIVDVRNGAEVKGQEIFNSAIHIPLPELRERAKEVPADKPVVVHCAGGYRSAAGSSILEAALPQTKVLDLSEAVNEFKDGQK